Part of the Hippopotamus amphibius kiboko isolate mHipAmp2 chromosome 7, mHipAmp2.hap2, whole genome shotgun sequence genome, TGTAGGTAAATAGGGCTCTGGGCTGACTGTGTTGGGAGGGAAGCACAAACAGAAAAGCAGCTGCCTTCATGTCCAGAAGTGACACCTGTACCTGCTCAGGCGGACAGGCAAGCAGAGGCCCAGGTAACTCCAGGGGTGCAGAGCAGGGGGCAAGAGCATCAGATGCGGGGACATCAGGGCCCAGGGCCCCTGGGCTCACTCTGGCAGGAGCCTCTGTGGCTTTTCCTCCAGCCCTACTAGGGGCCCAGAGTGTCCCCAGAGGCTCATCCCTCCTGCAGAGTGTGACAAGCACAGGCTTCTGGGAATGACTCTGCCCTGTTATCCAGCCTCATCTGAAAACATACTCTGGAAAGAGGCTGACAGGCACATTTTCACCACCCCTAAGTCTCTCGAGTGTAAATGGAAGCCGCGTACATTCTTATTCTTTGGATCTGTAATTAAATCTTCATTtagtaaaagcaaataaaataaacttgcaGGGATTTCATTCAACCTGTTCAAGTCATGAATTTGGTGAAAATACTTTTCTTgctcattttcagtttttaatcagCAATTAAAAAGTTCattaaagggcttccctggtggcgcagtggttaagaatctgcctgctaatgcagggggcacaggttcaatccctggtctggggagatcccacatgccacagagcaactaagcctgtgcaccacaactactgagcttgcgagCCACCActatgagcccatgtgccacaactactgaagcccacgtgcgcctagagcctgtgctctgcaacaagagaagccatagcaatgagaagcccatgtaccgcaatgaagagtagccctgctcgccactagagaaagccatgcgcagcaatgaagatccaatgcaaccataaataaataaataaataaattttttaaataaatgttttatacttGCACTTTGGGGCTGTGTTCCTCATATAGTGATGATGTCTGCCCTGCTCATGATTTTGTCGTGGGGTCCAATCAAAATGTGCTACACGTGGTATACTGGCTAAAATCAAAGTCAAAGAGACATGGATTTGCTCTCTTCCTCTCGATCCCATATTGAACTCGAGTTGGAAGAGGCGAGTCCGGTCTCAAAATGGAGGTAAAACCGCCGCCCGGTCTCCCCAGCCCGACTCcggccgtcgccgccgccgccgccgccggggggAGGAGGGCCATGATCCAAAGGAACCagaacagttgagaaaactgtttATTGGTGGTCTGAGCTTTGAAACTACAGATGATAGCCTAAGAGAACATTTTGAGAAATGGGGCACACTTACAGATTGTGTGGTGATGAGAGACCGCCAAACAAAACGTTCCAGGGGCTTTGGTTTTGCGACTTACTCTTGTGCTGAAGAGGTGGATGCAGCAATGTGTGCTCGACCACACAAGGTTGATGGGCGTGTCGTGGAACCAAAGAGAGCTGTTTCTAGAGAGGATTCTGTAAAGCCTGGTGCCCATCTCACAGTGAAGAAAACTTTTGTTGGTGGTattaaagaagatacagaagAATATAATTTGAGAGACTACTTTGAAAAGTATGGCAAGATTGAAACCATAGACGTTATGGAAGACAGGCAGagtggaaaaaagagaggatttGCTTTTGTAACTTTTGATGATCATGATACAGTTGATAAAATTGTTGTTCAGAAATACCACACTATTAATGGGCATAATTGTGAAGTGAAAAAGGCCCTTTCTAAACAAGAGATGCAATCTGCTGGATCACAAAGAGGTCGTGGAGGTGGATCTGGCAACTTTATGGGTCGTGGAGGAAActttggaggtggaggaggtaacTTTGGCTGTGGTGGAAACTTTGGTGGGAGAGGAGGctatggtggtggaggtggtggcagtagAGGTAGAtatggaggaggtgatggtggatATAATGGGtttggaggtgatggtggcaacTATGGCGGTGGACCTGGTTATAGTAGTAGAGGAGGCTATGGTGGTGGTGGACCAGGATATGGAAACCAAGGTGGTGgatatggtggtggtggtggaggatatGATGGTTACAATGAAGGAGGAAATTTTGGAGGTAActatggtggtggtgggaacTATAATGATTTTG contains:
- the LOC130856326 gene encoding heterogeneous nuclear ribonucleoprotein A3-like, yielding MRDRQTKRSRGFGFATYSCAEEVDAAMCARPHKVDGRVVEPKRAVSREDSVKPGAHLTVKKTFVGGIKEDTEEYNLRDYFEKYGKIETIDVMEDRQSGKKRGFAFVTFDDHDTVDKIVVQKYHTINGHNCEVKKALSKQEMQSAGSQRGRGGGSGNFMGRGGNFGGGGGNFGCGGNFGGRGGYGGGGGGSRGRYGGGDGGYNGFGGDGGNYGGGPGYSSRGGYGGGGPGYGNQGGGYGGGGGGYDGYNEGGNFGGNYGGGGNYNDFGNYSGQQQSNYGPMKGGSFGGRSSGSPYGGGYGSGGGSGGYGSRKFEKLRRKGLQFLAGERARSCQESCRLL